The nucleotide sequence CAATCTCCTAACACATTAAAAACTCTTCCATTAATAGATTTTCCTATAGGGATACAAATGGGGCGATCTAATGCATAAACTTCTTGCCCTCTTTGTAATCCATCTGTTACTTCCATAGATATACAACGAACATTATTGTCTCCGATATGTTGTTGAACTTCTAGTATAATTTTATTTTTCATAGACGAATATACTTCTAAAGCGTCATAAATTTTAGGAAGAAAAGACCCTTCTTTAAAAGAAACATCAATTACGGGTCCTATAATTTGAGTAATTATTCCTTTAAATTTTTTTTTATCCATCATGTCATCCCTTTTTTTTAAACATTTATACAATTATATTTGTAAATTACTATTTGCACTAAAATAGTAATAGTAAGTAAATGTAAGAGAAAAGATATAAATTTTGAAAATTTATTCATTAATTGATGAATTTTCTTCTTTGCATCCATGTGGATTTACACTTGGAATTTTTGACGGGGTTCATGTGGGTCATAAAAAAATTATCAGAAATTTAATTTTTAGATCGAAAAAAAAATATTGTTCAGTTCTGCTCACTTTTTATCCGCATCCAAAAAAAATATTGAGTTCTGATAAAAAATTTTATTATTTAAATACTCTTTCTGAAAGAATATATAACTTAAAAAAAACAGGAATAGAACACTTAATTATTCATCCTTTTACTTTAGATTTTTCAAAACTAAAAACTAAAGATTTTTTAGAAAAAATTTTACATCCTAAACACAAAATTAAACAAATCATCACTGGATACGATTCTTATATCGGAAAAAACAGAGATAATTTTTACGAAAAATTAAAAAAACTGTCTCATAGAATCGAAGTTTATCAAGTAAGTCCTTACAAATTGAGGAATAAAATAGTGAGTTCTACTAATATACGTGAATCTCTTTTATCAGGAAATTTGCAATGGGCGAACCAAGCTTTGGGGTATTTTTATACATTATCTGGTAATGTAATAAAAGGAAAAGGAATAGGAAAAATGATTAATTTCCCCACTGCAAATCTACAAATAGATTCAGAAAAATTAATTCCTAAAAAAGGAGTTTATGCTGTAAAAATTAATTATTTAAATAACATATATCTAGGAATGTTAAATATAGGAATTAATCCTACTATAGAAAAAGAAAATAAAAAAATAAAAATAGAAGTGCATATATTCGATTTTTTTGAAAATATATATGGAAGAAAAATAGATATTTTAATGATTCGTATAATACGTGAAGAAAAGAAATTCGATTCAATTCAGGAGTTAAAAAAACAAATATGCATGGATAAAATAAATATCCAAAAATTTTTTTATTGTGAAAAAAAGAATAGATAAAATCATTAAGTATATCTTAAAAGATTTTAATCATAAAATTATTTTCTTATCAAAATCTTACACTGTTATAGAATATATTAAAAATAAATACGGTTCAAAATTTGATTCAAAAACTAAATTTTTCACAATAAAAAAATTTTTGGAAAATATTTCAGGATTAAAGATTTTAGATGATTATTCAACATTACTTTACTTTTTTTCTCTTTTAAAAAAAGATGATTTTATAGAAAAAAAATTTCATGATTTTTTTAATTGGGGGCCAAAAATATTAAATGATTTTCATAACATAGATTTTAATCTGATTAATGTTGAACATTTTTTTTCTTATATTATTTCTACAGAAAAAATAAATAAATGGAATCTTGATCTTTTAGAAAAAAAATTTTTGTTTTGGGAAAAAATTCATGAATATTATTATATTTTACAATCACAACTATTTAGAAAAGGAATTGCTTATTATGGAATGCTTTTTAAAGCAGCAATTTATCGTTTAGATTTTTTTTTGGATGAGATAAAAGATACAAAAATTATACTGTTTCTTGTTGATGATTCCACATTTAATGAATGTGAAAAAATCTTTACTAAAAAAATTAGTCAACAAGGACTAGTTTATAATTTATGTGAAAAAAATATTTTAAAATCAAAGTATTTTAAAAAAAATTTGAATTCAAAAGTCAATCTACAATATAAATATAATTGTTTAAAAATAATTGGTGTTTCAAGAGAAATAGAACAAGTAAAAACAGTAGAGAATATTATATACAAATTGATAAAAAAAAAAGAGAAAAAACCTAATAAAATACTTATAATACCAGGAGATAATCATTTGACTATTCCATTAGTACATTCTATAAAAACAAAATTAGGAATTAATATGTCTTTCAATATTAATTATCCATTAAATGATCTCCCTATTCATTATACCTTTTATTCTATATTTCAACTACTGTTAAAAAAAAATAAATTCAAAAAATTTACCAAAAAAGATGTTGTAACAGTATTATCCAATGGATATATTCAAAAATTTTTTCTAAAAAAAAATTCAATACTAAAAAAATTGAATATAGAAAATGATTCTGATTTTGTTTGTGAAAGTATAATAAAAAGATATTTATATAAAAATGATTTGTGGGTTATTTTTCAAATTCCAACTAATAATATAAAAATGATCCTTATAAGTCTTATTGGCTTTATTAGAAAATTTATAAAATTGTTGATTACAAACATTAGGAGACATTTTTTAGAATTAAAATTCATTTTTAAACTTGAAATTTATATACAAAAACTAAGAATAATAGCCAGAAAAAATAAAAATTTTTCTATAGGAATTAATGATGTCTTTCATATGTATGAACAGTTTATTTATACAGAAAACATACGATATGTACATAAAAATAAAAGAGGTTTATATATAACAGGTTTCAAAGATATTTTTTTAGAAAATTTTGATATTGTGATCATTACATCTTTTAATGAAGGAGTCATTCCTCCGAATCATGATAATAAGTCTTTCATTCCTTTTGATATATATTATAAAAAATTACAAATCAATAATTTCAATGAAAATTTTTATTTTCATCATTTTACAAGAATTATTCAATTTTCAAAACAAACATATTTAATATATAAAAATCAACCAGATGAAATTAATTCTGGGGAAAAAAGTCGTTTTATTCACAGAATGGAGATAGATTCTAAAATAAATACAGAAAAAAAAAATAAACTTTTTCGGCCTATTTTTCCTGTAAGGACAGAAAAACAGTCTATTGTAATTTATAAAACAAAATCTATAATTTATTGTTTACATGAGTTAATCCACAAAGGATTATCTCCATCTTCTATTCATCTGTACAATTATAATCCCCTTTTATTCTATTATAAAAAAATACTTAAGTTAAATGATCCAGAAAAGACGTCTTACAAAAAAAAAGCAGGACAAATTATACATAAAATATTAAAAATTTTATATGATCCCATAAAAGAAAATTGGATAACTATTGATTATATCCATAAAATGAAAGTAGATTATGAATCTATTATAAAAAAAGTTCTTTTGAAAAGAGAAGAAATTATTGAAGGACATAATATGTTTTTATATTATATCATAAAAAATTATATAAAAAATTTTATTTCATGGGATGAAAAAATTATTAAAAACGGACATAAAATTTTTTTAAAAGAAATAGAATGTGAAGCATATGCAATATTAAATATCGGATCAAAAAAAGTAAATTTGCATGGAATTATAGATCGTATAGATGAATATGATGGAACAATTCGTATTCTTGATTATAAAATAGGGGTTTCAAAAATTAAAGAAATTAATATTTCTTCTAAAAATATTGAAAATATTTTTTGTGATACAAATTATGCAAAAATTATGCAGTTGCTTATTTATGTTTATTTGTGGTTTAAATCTTCTATATCTAAAGGAAATAATAAAAAATCTATTATTATAGGAATTGTTTCTCCTGAAGAGGGTGGAAACATATTACAAGTTCCTATAAATATTCAAAAAAGAAACATAACATATGCAGATTATGAAATAAACGTACTCCCATTTCTTATTAAGAGAATTTCTGATATTCTAGATCCTAATATCCCAATTATAGAAAAAATTTATTGATTTATAATATATTTTTCTATATAATCACCCACTTCTTCAGTAGTAGAAGATAATTTTGAATCAATAATATCTGGTGTACATATTTTTTCTTCAATAGAATTTTGAACAGCTTTTTCTAAAAGATTTTTTTCTTGATGCATTCCAAAATATTCTAACATCATAGAACCTGAAAGAATACATCCCAAAGGGTTTGCGATATTTTTTCCTTTTGCTTGAGGATAAGACCCATGAATAGGTTCAAACATGGATTTATCATCTCCTATAGAAGCTGAAGGTAATAGACCCAAAGAACTTGTTAAAACGCTAGATTCATCTGAAAGAATATCTCCAAACATATTGTCTGTTAAAATGATATCAAATTTATTTGGATTCATAATAATTTGTATAGATGCATTATCTACATATAAAAAATCCAGATCCACATCTGGATAATCTAAGGATATTCTTTTAATAACCTCTCTCCATAATCTAGAAGTTTCTAATACATTAGCTTTATCCACTAATGTTACTTTCTTCTTACGAAGAAAAGCAGCTTTAAAAGCCATATCCCCAATTCTTTCAATTTCCGCTTTAGAATAAATACAATAATCATAAGCTTCCTCTCCATTTTTACGACGTCCTTTTTCTCCAAAATAAATTCCACCTGTTAGTTCACGATATATAATAAAATCAATTTTCTTTAAAAATTCCTTTTTTATAGGAGATTTATCTAATTTAGGAAAGACTACTATAGGACGAATATTACAATATAAATTCATCTTTTTTCTTAGCTTTAATAATCCGTCTTCAGGTCTCATACCTATTGTGTTATGATCGTATTTTGTATCTCCTACGCAACCAAATAAAACAGCATCTGATTTTAGACAAATATCTATAGTTTCTTCTGGCATAGGAGACCCCAATTTTTCTATAGCTTTAGATCCAGCTAAAACATTTTTATAATGAAAATTATGACCATATTTTATAGCTATGGAATTTAAAGCTTTTATAGTTTGCCTCATAACTTCAGGTCCTACTCCATCTCCTTCTATTACAGAAATATTTTTTATCATATTATATTATAAATATTTTTCTATTTTTTTCAAAATTTTCTATATCATCTTTTATAGAAATCAAAAAATCTATATCATCATAGCCATTAATAAAACAATTTTTTTTATATGGATGTATATGAAATATATAAAACTCTCCTGTTTCTATAATTGTAACTTTTTGATTAATTAAGTTTATTTTCACTTGGATATTCGGGTTTTTTTCAACTGCATTAAATAATTTTTTTAAAAAAAATTCAGATACTTCTACAGTTAATAATCCATTATTTAATGCATTTTCTTTAAAAATATCAGCAAAAAAACTAGATATTATCACTCTAAATCCATAATAAAAAAGAGCCCATGCAGCATGCTCCCGACTGGATCCACAACCAAAATTTCTTCCTGATAAAAGAATTTTTCCATGAAAATTAGGGTTATTTAATATAAAATTTTTATTTAAGGACCCATCTTTTTTATAACGCCAATCCATAAAAAGATTTTTTCCACATGTTTCACGTTTAATCTCTTTTAAAAAACGAGCGGGGATAATTTGATCTGTATCTATATCCTCTATAGACAACGGAACAACTTGACTAACTAACGTTGTAAATTTTTTCATGAATATATTTATTAATATCTACGATTTTCCCTTCAATAGCTACAATGGCTGCAGTTAAAGGACTAGCAAGTAAAGTTCTAGATCCTGGGCCCTGTCTCCCTTCAAAATTTCTATTAGATGTAGAAATACAATATTCACCTGCAGGGATTTTATCTTCATTCATACCTAAACAAGCAGAACACCCTGGTTGACGAAAATCAAATCCAGAATCTTTAAAAATCTTATCTAATCCTTCTTTTATCACTTGTTTTACTACTTGATTTGATCCAGGTACTATCATCGCTCGTACATGAGTTGCTTTTTTTTTTCCTTTTATTATAGAAGCTACTAATCTTAAAT is from Blattabacterium cuenoti and encodes:
- a CDS encoding bifunctional riboflavin kinase/FAD synthetase yields the protein MKIYSLIDEFSSLHPCGFTLGIFDGVHVGHKKIIRNLIFRSKKKYCSVLLTFYPHPKKILSSDKKFYYLNTLSERIYNLKKTGIEHLIIHPFTLDFSKLKTKDFLEKILHPKHKIKQIITGYDSYIGKNRDNFYEKLKKLSHRIEVYQVSPYKLRNKIVSSTNIRESLLSGNLQWANQALGYFYTLSGNVIKGKGIGKMINFPTANLQIDSEKLIPKKGVYAVKINYLNNIYLGMLNIGINPTIEKENKKIKIEVHIFDFFENIYGRKIDILMIRIIREEKKFDSIQELKKQICMDKINIQKFFYCEKKNR
- a CDS encoding PD-(D/E)XK nuclease family protein — protein: MKKRIDKIIKYILKDFNHKIIFLSKSYTVIEYIKNKYGSKFDSKTKFFTIKKFLENISGLKILDDYSTLLYFFSLLKKDDFIEKKFHDFFNWGPKILNDFHNIDFNLINVEHFFSYIISTEKINKWNLDLLEKKFLFWEKIHEYYYILQSQLFRKGIAYYGMLFKAAIYRLDFFLDEIKDTKIILFLVDDSTFNECEKIFTKKISQQGLVYNLCEKNILKSKYFKKNLNSKVNLQYKYNCLKIIGVSREIEQVKTVENIIYKLIKKKEKKPNKILIIPGDNHLTIPLVHSIKTKLGINMSFNINYPLNDLPIHYTFYSIFQLLLKKNKFKKFTKKDVVTVLSNGYIQKFFLKKNSILKKLNIENDSDFVCESIIKRYLYKNDLWVIFQIPTNNIKMILISLIGFIRKFIKLLITNIRRHFLELKFIFKLEIYIQKLRIIARKNKNFSIGINDVFHMYEQFIYTENIRYVHKNKRGLYITGFKDIFLENFDIVIITSFNEGVIPPNHDNKSFIPFDIYYKKLQINNFNENFYFHHFTRIIQFSKQTYLIYKNQPDEINSGEKSRFIHRMEIDSKINTEKKNKLFRPIFPVRTEKQSIVIYKTKSIIYCLHELIHKGLSPSSIHLYNYNPLLFYYKKILKLNDPEKTSYKKKAGQIIHKILKILYDPIKENWITIDYIHKMKVDYESIIKKVLLKREEIIEGHNMFLYYIIKNYIKNFISWDEKIIKNGHKIFLKEIECEAYAILNIGSKKVNLHGIIDRIDEYDGTIRILDYKIGVSKIKEINISSKNIENIFCDTNYAKIMQLLIYVYLWFKSSISKGNNKKSIIIGIVSPEEGGNILQVPINIQKRNITYADYEINVLPFLIKRISDILDPNIPIIEKIY
- the leuB gene encoding 3-isopropylmalate dehydrogenase, with translation MIKNISVIEGDGVGPEVMRQTIKALNSIAIKYGHNFHYKNVLAGSKAIEKLGSPMPEETIDICLKSDAVLFGCVGDTKYDHNTIGMRPEDGLLKLRKKMNLYCNIRPIVVFPKLDKSPIKKEFLKKIDFIIYRELTGGIYFGEKGRRKNGEEAYDYCIYSKAEIERIGDMAFKAAFLRKKKVTLVDKANVLETSRLWREVIKRISLDYPDVDLDFLYVDNASIQIIMNPNKFDIILTDNMFGDILSDESSVLTSSLGLLPSASIGDDKSMFEPIHGSYPQAKGKNIANPLGCILSGSMMLEYFGMHQEKNLLEKAVQNSIEEKICTPDIIDSKLSSTTEEVGDYIEKYIINQ
- the leuD gene encoding 3-isopropylmalate dehydratase small subunit; translation: MKKFTTLVSQVVPLSIEDIDTDQIIPARFLKEIKRETCGKNLFMDWRYKKDGSLNKNFILNNPNFHGKILLSGRNFGCGSSREHAAWALFYYGFRVIISSFFADIFKENALNNGLLTVEVSEFFLKKLFNAVEKNPNIQVKINLINQKVTIIETGEFYIFHIHPYKKNCFINGYDDIDFLISIKDDIENFEKNRKIFII